The Coleofasciculaceae cyanobacterium sequence TGATTATCGACTCATCCATCAAACCTGATTCGTCAGGTAGCTTGCTATTACCAGGATTGACGGGATAGGCAGGAAAGCAAGCGGCACTTAAACTGAGACGCAAGCTCTTCCCTGCTGCAATACACATACAGGTAGCCTGCAAAGGAATTTTGATTAGGGCGGTATCGGAATCTGAGGTAACTACGCGAATGTAACCCTGTGTGAAATTAAACACGGTACCGTCAGGATTTACGGTAGACAAAACAGCACAAAGATCGAAACTAGGATTTTCCACAGTACAGTAGACTTCTAACATTATTGCTCCCGCAATATGTAAATCTGATTCTAGATAAGCCGATGTATAGGTCAGAATATCTGAACGACAGTCTAAAGCAGAGCGGTCAAAAGTGCCTCCAGGATAGGTAGAATGTCCTCCTAAGGCGGGTACTGGTCGCCAGGGGTCATGAACTAAAATATCTGTATTATTCTCGAATTCTGTAATTGTTTGACTAAGATCGATTTCTAATAACTCGGGCACAGAAATATCCCTTGCCTCTTCATACTCCCAAAGCATTCCGCTATCTTCTCTAATACTTGCTTGTCCATCACTAGCCAAGTAATAAATTTTTTGAGTTTTAGGTAAACTATCGAACTCTCGCCATTGGTTACTGCCCATTTCAAACAGACACAGCGGCGATTCTTGCAGTAGTCCTGTATCTTTTCCTTTGAGCCAATGATCGAACCAGCGAATCTGGATCTCATCAAGGGGATTTTGGGCTTGAATGCCATAGTCAACTGCACCCAGTTTTCTACCCCAAGGAAGATGCGCCCAAGGCCCAACCAAAAGATGCTGTGGTTGTTTACCTTGGGCTATCATTGCCTGATAAAGATTTAATGTCCCCCGTAAATAAGGATCGAACCAACCGCCAACGTGCAGCATGGGAAGATCTACGTTTTCTAGCAGATATTTAGGCGATCGCTTTTGCCAATATTCCGCATTAGGATTAGGGTTATTTAACCACTGATGATAAAAGGAGTCTGGGGCTAGCTCTTTCATCAGTTCGGGATTGGCAGGAATAGAACCATTTAACGGCAAGTTACGGGAGGCAGCGCGTAATTCTCGGTAAGCTGCACGATCTCCTTTGAGGCGTGCTGTTTCCCCTGCTAGTTGAATTGCCCAAGCTAAATTAGCAAATAGACAAAATGCCCCGTTTTCATAAGCCCAGTCGGTACAAAGATCGTAGGCTACCATAGCAGGAGCGATCGCCTTTAAACATTTTGGCTGGTGCGCTGCGGTATATAGCTGCGTCATTCCCTGATAGGAAAAACCGTACATTCCTACTTTTCCTGTACTGTCAAGTAATTGAGACACCCAGTTGCACGTATCTAAACCATCAGTAACTTCGTGGGTAAACAGATCGAACTCACCTTGAGATGTTCCTCTGCCGCGTACATCTTGGATCACTACAATATAGCCTTGGGCTGCATACCAACGAGGATGAGCATAAACCACTGTAGAAGCAATTTCTCTACCGTAAGGCTGGCGCATCAATAGAATCGGTAATTTCTCATCCGTGTCAGGACGATAAATATCTGCATCCAATCTAACGCGATCGCTCGTCTGCATTGATGCCGTCTGTTTGATGATTTTGACCATTACTTAAGCTGAAGAAAATTACTTACTGTTCGTTAATCTGCTTAAACAATTTTCCTACTTCGGGGTTATAAACCAATAGATAGTTCCAATAATTTTCAAATACTGACTCTACATAACCTTGTGTTTCTGGGTAAGGAATTTTTGCGACAAACTCATCTGCGTCTTGTAACCCATAGCGAGAGACCCATTGAGCTACTGCATTTGGTCCTGCGTTATAGCTAGCCACCGCCAGCATCGAGTTATTGCCGTATTTTTCATGGGTAAAGTCGAGATAATAAGTCCCAATGTTGACGTTATCTTCAGGCTCAATCAAAGAATAGCTAGATAAGCCAATATTTTTAGCTGCGGCTTCACCAGTAGGAGGCATTACCTGCATTAAGCCCAATGCCCCAGCAGAAGACTCGATTTCAGGTTCAAACCGTGATTCTTGACGGATTAAAGAAGTAACTAATAATGGGTTAAGCTGTCGCTGTTGCGACCACTTCAAGATAGTTTGTTCATAGGGAAACGGATATAAAGCCTGCCAGTATTCAGGGGTTTGACGTAGTTGTTGCCATTGTTGTTGATCTTTGGGCGAATCTCGATCTTGCAGATACCAGATTTGATTGATACCCCGCAGATTTTTGCCTTGATATAGTTTCAATAAGCCTTTAGTAAAGTCTTCTGCAATCGTTAATTCGGTGCGATCGCTAATTTCAGTTTGAAATTGCGCCCAAGCTTGTGGTTCTAGCCCTAGTTGATATAATTCCTGGAAGGTTTCTGAGCCTCCTGGAGGAGTTATTTTGCTGGTTTTAACTACTTGAGGATCTTGATGGCGTACTGTGGTAAAGTCTCCTACATTCCATCCTAAAGCTACCGCCGAACGCCAGGCATAATATGATCGGGGAAACCGTGCCAAGACTGATTTATAGGCGGTATTGGCATCTTGGGGACGATTGAGCTTTTCTGCCCATTTAGCAATCCAAAAACCAGCTTTGGGTGCTACTAAACTGTTAGGATTATTAACTACAATCGGTTGCGCCCATTGCCAGGCGGTGACCAAATCTCCCGTTTCAGCTTTCTTACTGGCAATGTCCCAGCGATAGTTAGCTGCTGCTTCAGAGTGTTTATAGTCGGTTAATAGAGTTTGTCGGGCATTGGCAGCGGAGTTGGGACTATTGAGTGCTTCAAGAAATTGTGCTTTTTCAACCAGGGCTTCTGGTGCTTGTGCGGGGAATTGCTTAATTGCCCGATCCAGATAAGTCACCGCTTCTGTTTGACTGACTAAGGTGGCGATACGGCGTAAACCCCAGCCTGTATCCTCGGCATGAGGATATTGTTGAATTAACTGAAGATAATATTGTTTAGCGGTGGTTCGATCATTGCCTAGATGATATCCTCTGCCCGCACGGTAAAGATTTTGAGAAGTAATAGGAGCTTTAGCGTAGGCTTTGCCTGCCTCAGCGTAGTCCCATTTCAACCAATAACTATCGGCGATCGCCTCCCACTCTTCAGGAGTCAACTGGCTGGCATATTCTTCAACTAAACGATTTCTCATTTGGTCTACCCCAGGCTCGTCAGGAGTATATTTAACCAAGACTGCCATCAAATGCGGTTGGTTCGGATTTAAGCTTAACTGCTGGCGGATAATTTCATGTGTGCGGGGATGAGCCGGAAATTGCGCGATCGCCTGTTGCCAATAAGCAGAATTAGATTTACCCAATAAATATAGTGCTTCAGCAGCAGCAGCAGAAGTAGGATATTTCCTGACTAATTTCTGCCAAGTCTTTTCCGCTGCTTCAGAGTTTTGTTCGAGCTGATAGGCTTTACTTTTAGCAAGCAAAACATAAGCAGCCAGCAAAGGATATTCCCGCTCTAAACCCTGCAATTCTGCTAGAGCTTCTTTACCCTGTTTGCGCTCAATTAAATCTGCTGCAAGTAAAAAACTCTTGCGAGTATTTGTAGTCGATTCATTTAGGGCAACTGCTGGTTGCTCAGGGAAAATTTGTCTGGCATCTTGCGTAGAATTTGAATTTATTTTATAAGCAAAAATTAAAGCTGTTGAGCCTATTACTGTTGATATCAAGCTAATAGTAATTAATAAAAAATTCTTGCTATTAAATGATTTCCGCATATTAATTTTTTAAGGGCTTGGGAGTAGAGCAATATGTTTATTCTTCCCCCACAGCTTATCTTTCATATCACTCCAATAATTAGTGGATGTCAATTTAATAATTGACATCCAGGCAAGTAATAGTAATCTAAATGTTTAAATTAAGAGTAGGGAATATAAACCATTTTAATATGTTTTCTGATAGGCCAAAGCTAATAATGATAAATTCCCAGATTAAGAAACCAGATTTTCGTAACCTGCATAAAAAATATAGATCGTCCGTAACTAGTAAATGTAAGCAAAACAGACATTAAAATTTACCCAAACGAGGTCTAAAATAATAAAAAAATCTATACTATCTGAGTGTGAGAAAGTACCCCCACGCTTGTCCCCAAGAATGTAAGGATTAGTGGTGGGGTGAATCGAACTTAACAGTCGAGTGGGATAAATATAACTGCTGGAATTAATATCGTCGAAAGCTTTATATAGCATTAGTTTCAAACGTTGTCTATCACGGATACACTTCGTTATATAATATTTTCGTACGTGACACAAGCTGAGATTGCTGGACTGTGTACAGAACCTCAAAAACTGTTAGGGGTCGAGCCGAGGATCGCTCCTCGACACTCCCATTCAAAACCGTGCTTGCAACTTTCACTGCACACGGCTACTCCTGGCTTTTCGGTAATTTGTATTTTGTTCCTTTTCATCCCACGCTAGACTGCCTCGGAAAGGTCAGTTTTAAGTCTTTCTGTACACATCTGCGTATTAGGCATATTAAGAACTACTTATTTCCCTACTCAGACTCAGGGCTGTACGTCAGCATATCTCGGACATTACATCCATCCCTGTCGGACGTTACCTGTTAATTCAGGTTAAGCATTGGCTTCTTACAGCATCCTACTCCCATATTTCATACGCTTCACATCTGGTTTATCAAGGATTATGTCTTGATAGAAATATGGGGTTATCCCGTTCCCTAAATTCATTTCACGTTGTTGTTAGTCCCTAATCTATACTCCGAGAGGTATAATGATGAGAAAATATTATCTACTCACAAATAATATTCTTTTTTTATTTCTTAATTTTCAAAAGAAATACAGACCTCTGTTGCCTTTTGGCGGTAGTGTATTAAGCCGTTACACTACTTACAGATAACGAAGCTTAAAATTAGTTAGACTTTGTTGAACATAAACAACTTTCCTTGCAGAGTTGCCAAATTCGGCTATCAGCTATCTGCTTTTATCCTAGCTCTGCACCACTATGATGTTACCTAGCAGCACATAGGATATGGATTCAAACGTCTCATTCGTCGGTAGGAATTTAACCTACATGAACTTAGAGTTATTGTATTTTCTAGGTTCTAGAAATTACCCTCATCGTTCCTACAAGCTGTAGTTAGGCTGAAACGGGTCGCACAAATAGATATATGTTTGTAACCATAGTTTCAGGTAGCCGAATGGTGGCGTAAAATCTGTTGAGGGTCTGAGTGAGTAAATTAATTAATCTCATTAATTTGGCAAAAAGTCGGCGCTAGGGCATATCGTGGTCTTTAACCTAAAATGCTTGCAGAGACGGTCTGGCGGGGACAAAATCAAGGTTTTGTCTAGCTAAGAGTCGATGAGTCAAGAATCTCCGTTAAACCGCACTTTGGCGTTTTGGGAGAGTGTCAACAATTCTAACCACAGTTATTGCACTTTCTTTAACTGCTTTCGCGCAAGATACACAACAGCTTGGTTCTACAAGGTCGGGAAACCTGACCGTAGCCCAAGCTCAAACAAGCATTCAAAACAACTCTAACTTTGCTGCGGCGGTAGGAACAGGCAACTTAGTAATTCAAAACACCGATCGACTTAGCGTACAAGATCGGCTAAACCTTGGCACTTATGATCTTCCTGCAACTCCTAATGCTAAAACCGCTGTACAGGTTAACGCTAACGAAGCTGCGGCTATCGGTACTGGTAACGTTATCGGACAAGATTCGACTCAAACTAGCGTTCAAGGACAAGTTAATGTGAATCAATATCTTCCTCCTAGCTACCAACACTAAAAATAATTATAAGCATTATTATTTACAGCAAGTAATAAACAAACTAGACATACTAAAACAGGGGTAAACAAACTACCTCTGGTTTTTTAAATGTTTATCGAACAGTTTAAATTTTAAGATAAAGTTTTAGTAGCGATCGCGACTGATTACAAGCTCCAACAACAACTATGAATAATCGAAGTACAATAACAGGGATAAACCATAACTTACCACTGACTTTTACAGATAAGTTATTTTACTGTCCAATTCCCAATTCTCGATAAGCTTTATGGATGCCTTTGCCCTAGTTCCGCCAGAATGGACTAAATCAGCAGTTCATGCGGTCGATTTTTGTTGCCCTAGTTGTAAAACAAAACCTGCAAAGGCAAAAAACGTTTGGCTGAACCGTCGCGCTCCTGTGAATACAGATACTCGACGCAAATACCAAGAGTTTTATCTGTGTGAGTGCGATACTGCTTGGTGGGGTTGGAGCGACGATCGCCCCTCTTCGGAATCAGGCGATAAATAAGCTTCGACTCTTTTTTAGTACCATTATTACTATTAAAAGCTCTATTCTAAAACATGACTTTAGTTATCTACTTAAAGAATGCAGTTTGACAAAATTCTGATCGCCAATCGAGGAGAAATTGCTCTACGCATTTTACACACCTGTGCTGAAATGGGCATCGCCACTGTAGCCGTACACTCCACAATCGATCGCCAAGCTCTCCACGTTCAGTTGGCAGATGAAAGTGTCTGTATTGGACCACCTCCATCTAGTAAAAGCTATCTAAATATTCCTAATATTATAGCAGCTGCCCTAACTCGTAATGCTACGGCTATTCATCCTGGCTATGGCTTTTTAGCAGAAAACGCTCGTTTTGTGGAAATTTGCAACGACCACCAGCTAACTTTTATTGGTCCTTCTAAAGAAGCAATGTTGGCGATGGGAGACAAATCTACGGCAAAAAAAACAATGCAGGAAGCGGGAGTACCTACAGTACCTGGTAGTAATGGCTTGTTGCGTGATGAAGACGAAGCCAAGGTCGTTGCAGGAAAGATTGGCTATCCAGTAATGATTAAGGCTACTGCTGGTGGTGGCGGTAGAGGAATGCGCTTGGTGCGAGACGAGACGGAGCTGGTCAGAATGTTTCAGGCTGCTCAAGGAGAAGCAGAAGCAGCTTTTGGCAACGGGGGAGTATATTTAGAGAAGTTTGTTGAATGTCCCCGTCATATTGAGTTTCAGATTATTGCCGACAGCCACGGCAATGTGGTTCATTTAGGAGAAAGAGACTGTTCGATTCAGCGTCGTCACCAGAAATTGCTCGAAGAAGCTCCCAGTGCAGTTCTGAGTCCTGAGTTACGTCAGAAAATGGGAGATGCTGCGGTCAAAGCAGCTAAATCGATTAATTATGTTGGTGCTGGAACAATAGAATTTTTGCTGGATAAATCGGGTGATTTCTACTTTATGGAAATGAATACTCGTATTCAGGTGGAACATCCTGTAACTGAAATGGTAACAAGTATCGATCTGATTGCCGAACAAATTCGCGTCGCTCAGGGAGAAAAACTTAGATTTACTCAAGATCAGGTAATTTTAAAAGGTCATGCGATCGAGTGTCGCATTAATGCCGAAGACCCCAAACATAATTTCCGACCACATCCAGGACGCATTATTGCTTACCTACCCCCAGGAGGCCCTGGAGTAAGAATGGATTCTCACGTCTATACAGACTACGAAATTCCTCCCTACTATGATTCTTTAATTGGCAAACTAATTGTCTGGGGAGAAAATCGCGATGTAGCAATTAAACGGATGAAGCGGGCTTTAAGAGAATGCGCTATTACTGGAGTTCCGACGACGATTGAATTTCACCAGAGAATTTTAGAAACTCCAGCTTTCCTTAAAGGTGAGATCTATACTAACTTTATTGCCGAGCATCTTAGCGATTAGTATCGCTTTGGAGAAGACAAAAGTTAAAAGCTTAAAAGTTTTGAGTAGATTTTTAATTAATGATTTAATGCCATAGTAATTAATCCTTGCTGAC is a genomic window containing:
- a CDS encoding CocE/NonD family hydrolase; amino-acid sequence: MVKIIKQTASMQTSDRVRLDADIYRPDTDEKLPILLMRQPYGREIASTVVYAHPRWYAAQGYIVVIQDVRGRGTSQGEFDLFTHEVTDGLDTCNWVSQLLDSTGKVGMYGFSYQGMTQLYTAAHQPKCLKAIAPAMVAYDLCTDWAYENGAFCLFANLAWAIQLAGETARLKGDRAAYRELRAASRNLPLNGSIPANPELMKELAPDSFYHQWLNNPNPNAEYWQKRSPKYLLENVDLPMLHVGGWFDPYLRGTLNLYQAMIAQGKQPQHLLVGPWAHLPWGRKLGAVDYGIQAQNPLDEIQIRWFDHWLKGKDTGLLQESPLCLFEMGSNQWREFDSLPKTQKIYYLASDGQASIREDSGMLWEYEEARDISVPELLEIDLSQTITEFENNTDILVHDPWRPVPALGGHSTYPGGTFDRSALDCRSDILTYTSAYLESDLHIAGAIMLEVYCTVENPSFDLCAVLSTVNPDGTVFNFTQGYIRVVTSDSDTALIKIPLQATCMCIAAGKSLRLSLSAACFPAYPVNPGNSKLPDESGLMDESIITLLIHSGDNYPSRLIINFSTE
- a CDS encoding lytic transglycosylase domain-containing protein — protein: MRKSFNSKNFLLITISLISTVIGSTALIFAYKINSNSTQDARQIFPEQPAVALNESTTNTRKSFLLAADLIERKQGKEALAELQGLEREYPLLAAYVLLAKSKAYQLEQNSEAAEKTWQKLVRKYPTSAAAAEALYLLGKSNSAYWQQAIAQFPAHPRTHEIIRQQLSLNPNQPHLMAVLVKYTPDEPGVDQMRNRLVEEYASQLTPEEWEAIADSYWLKWDYAEAGKAYAKAPITSQNLYRAGRGYHLGNDRTTAKQYYLQLIQQYPHAEDTGWGLRRIATLVSQTEAVTYLDRAIKQFPAQAPEALVEKAQFLEALNSPNSAANARQTLLTDYKHSEAAANYRWDIASKKAETGDLVTAWQWAQPIVVNNPNSLVAPKAGFWIAKWAEKLNRPQDANTAYKSVLARFPRSYYAWRSAVALGWNVGDFTTVRHQDPQVVKTSKITPPGGSETFQELYQLGLEPQAWAQFQTEISDRTELTIAEDFTKGLLKLYQGKNLRGINQIWYLQDRDSPKDQQQWQQLRQTPEYWQALYPFPYEQTILKWSQQRQLNPLLVTSLIRQESRFEPEIESSAGALGLMQVMPPTGEAAAKNIGLSSYSLIEPEDNVNIGTYYLDFTHEKYGNNSMLAVASYNAGPNAVAQWVSRYGLQDADEFVAKIPYPETQGYVESVFENYWNYLLVYNPEVGKLFKQINEQ
- the accC gene encoding acetyl-CoA carboxylase biotin carboxylase subunit, producing MQFDKILIANRGEIALRILHTCAEMGIATVAVHSTIDRQALHVQLADESVCIGPPPSSKSYLNIPNIIAAALTRNATAIHPGYGFLAENARFVEICNDHQLTFIGPSKEAMLAMGDKSTAKKTMQEAGVPTVPGSNGLLRDEDEAKVVAGKIGYPVMIKATAGGGGRGMRLVRDETELVRMFQAAQGEAEAAFGNGGVYLEKFVECPRHIEFQIIADSHGNVVHLGERDCSIQRRHQKLLEEAPSAVLSPELRQKMGDAAVKAAKSINYVGAGTIEFLLDKSGDFYFMEMNTRIQVEHPVTEMVTSIDLIAEQIRVAQGEKLRFTQDQVILKGHAIECRINAEDPKHNFRPHPGRIIAYLPPGGPGVRMDSHVYTDYEIPPYYDSLIGKLIVWGENRDVAIKRMKRALRECAITGVPTTIEFHQRILETPAFLKGEIYTNFIAEHLSD